A region from the Coregonus clupeaformis isolate EN_2021a unplaced genomic scaffold, ASM2061545v1 scaf0805, whole genome shotgun sequence genome encodes:
- the LOC121581420 gene encoding GTPase IMAP family member 8-like has translation MTRPSDGVSNPGVQRRNIVELLPPKMSESPTELRIVLLGKNGSEKSAVGNVILGRGAFDPNYVQSRCERARGQVDGRGIAVINTPDLLDPHISNDKQSEELRWCVTLSDPGPHVFLLVLQPEELTQEEGNRIRQILDRLSDRSFEYSMVLITHEDRRGHMHDDHPLNQMVRECRGRQHLSDRTQLMADVDKIVKENGGGYLTCELSEDTTSGMVQGKEEIHRRKTDGSLKSSSEEELGKDVLEQGESAQLDNMREIGLVALKEERGEPSSEEKCVLNTGAQIPSSMEILPPKMSESPTELRIVLLGKNASEKSAVGNVILDRVAFDPNYVQNHCERARGQVDGRGIAVINTPDLLDPHISHDKLSEELRWCVTLSDPGPHVFLLVLQPKEFTQQEGNRIRQILDRLSNRSFEYSMVLITHEDRRGHIDDDHPLNQMVSACRGRQYVMHLSDRAQLMADVDKIVKENGGGYLTCELFEDTTSGMVQGKGEIHRRKTDGSLKSSSVEELGKDVLEQVSSLRIVLLGKSDYEKNAVGNMILKKQAFKSNFFNSKQQCESANGKVNGKSVTVVKTPDFFSPRLTVESLMQEMEKCKSLSAPGPHGILLVLKPEEFTEENRNTLKLILSIFGKEAFKHSMVIITHKEVAGNPHLSQMVIECGGRHHEIIKQGSHHKELTEKIEKMVEENEWRYLTSNEETTHDTMTPKAQRLNVVLCGRRGAGKTSIANAILGQRESSPKSSSSSVCVKRGGEVCGRPVTLIELPALPCFPPGRTFWSTH, from the exons atgacgCGACCAAGTGATGGAG TCTCGAATCCAGGGGTCCAGAGACGCAACATTGTGGAGTTATTGCCCCCGAAGA TGTCTGAAAGTCCTACAGAGCTAAGGATTGTGCTGCTCGGCAAGAATGGCTCTGAGAAGAGTGCTGTTGGAAACGTCATCCTGGGTAGAGGGGCATTTGACCCCAACTATGTACAAAGTCGCTGTGAGAGAGCCAGGGGTCAAGTAGACGGAAGAGGCATAGCTGTGATCAACACTCCAGACCTGTTAGACCCTCACATCTCAAATGACAAACAATCAGAGGAACTGCGTTGGTGTGTCACTCTGTCTGACCCAGGACCTCATGTGTTCCTGTTGGTCCTGCAGCCTGAGGAGTTAACACAAGAAGAGGGAAACAGAATCAGGCAAATTCTAGACCGCCTCAGTGACCGGTCCTTTGAATACTCAATGGTACTGATAACTCATGAAGACAGGAGGGGACACATGCATGATGATCACCCTCTGAATCAGATGGTCAGAGAATGTAGAGGGAGGCAGCACCTCAGTGACCGCACTCAACTTATGGCAGATGTTGACAAGATTGTAAAGGAGAATGGAGGAGGCTATCTCACCTGTGAGCTATCTGAAGATACTACAAGTGGCATGGTACAAGGGAAAGAGGAAATCCACAGGAGGAAAACTGATGGCAGCCTCAAATCTTCCTCTGAGGAAGAACTTGGAAAGGATGTTTTGGAACAAGGTGAATCAGCACAATTGGACAATATGAGAGAAATTG GATTGGTAGCACTTAAGGAAGAAAGAGGGGAGCCAAGCAGTGAAGAAAAATGTG TCTTGAATACAGGGGCCCAGATACCCAGCAGTATGGAGATATTGCCCCCAAAGA TGTCTGAAAGTCCTACAGAGCTAAGGATTGTGCTGCTCGGCAAGAATGCCTCTGAGAAGAGTGCTGTTGGAAACGTCATCCTGGATAGAGTGGCATTTGACCCCAACTATGTACAAAACCACTGTGAGAGAGCCAGGGGTCAAGTAGACGGAAGAGGCATAGCTGTGATCAACACTCCAGACCTGTTAGACCCTCACATCTCCCATGACAAACTCTCAGAGGAACTGCGTTGGTGTGTCACTCTGTCTGACCCAGGACCTCATGTGTTCCTGTTGGTCCTGCAGCCTAAGGAGTTCACACAACAAGAGGGAAACAGAATCAGGCAAATTCTAGACCGCCTCAGTAACCGGTCCTTTGAATACTCAATGGTACTGATAACTCATGAAGACAGGAGGGGACACATTGATGATGATCACCCTCTGAATCAGATGGTCAGCGCCTGTAGAGGGAGGCAGTACGTCATGCACCTCAGTGACCGCGCTCAACTTATGGCAGATGTTGACAAGATTGTAAAGGAGAATGGAGGAGGCTATCTCACCTGTGAGCTATTTGAAGATACTACAAGTGGCATGGTACAAGGGAAAGGGGAAATCCACAGGAGGAAAACTGATGGCAGCCTCAAATCTTCCTCTGTGGAAGAACTTGGAAAGGATGTTTTGGAACAAG TGTCTTCACTCAGGATTGTGCTTCTGGGGAAGAGTGATTACGAGAAGAATGCAGTGGGTAACATGATCCTAAAGAAACAGGCTTTTAAGTCTAATTTCTTCAACTCTAAACAGCAATGTGAGTCAGCCAATGGAAAGGTGAACGGCAAGTCTGTAACTGTTGTAAAAACTCCAGACTTCTTTTCTCCACGTCTGACTGTGGAGTCCCTGATGCAGGAGATGGAGAAATGTAAGTCCCTCTCTGCCCCTGGGCCTCATGGGATCCTGCTGGTGTTGAAGCCTGAGGAGTTCACAGAGGAGAACAGAAACACATTGAAGTTGATCCTGAGCATATTTGGTAAAGAGGCCTTCAAGCACTCAATGGTGATCATTACTCACAAGGAAGTCGCAGGAAATCCTCATCTGAGTCAAATGGTCATAGAATGTGGAGGAAGGCATCACGAAATTATCAAACAAGGAAGTCACCACAAAGAGTTAACTGAAAAGATCGAAAAGATGGTAGAGGAGAATGAATGGAGATACCTCACCTCCAATGAAGAGACGACACATGATACCATGACACCAAAGGCTCAGAGACTGAACGTGGTGCTGTGTGGCAGAAGAGGAGCTGGGAAGACTTCTATAGCCAATGCCATACTGGGTCAGAGAGAGTCCAGTCCAAAGTCCAGCTCCTCCTCAGTGTgtgtgaagagaggaggagaggtgtgtgGTCGGCCGGTCACCCTCATCGAGCTGCCCGCTCT TCCATGCTTTCCTCCTGGTCGTACCTTTTGGTCCACTCACTGA
- the LOC121581653 gene encoding GTPase IMAP family member 9-like: MVLFRQDYIPVDKTAVDFVEQNADTKQLIKICGGRYKIFDALKIENAKQTTELVAEIVKMMDQNKTCYTLYMYMEAQDLRLEAKYQSELDEKNRTIKDLEQKISNMSKGAEMECSSTECVRVVLIGKTGNGKSASANTILGRKEFESKSSPDSVTTVCKKAVGKVDGRTVAVVDTPGLFDTKLSNKDVQQEIVKCVSLSAPGPHVFIIVLSIGRITQEELDTLDLIEKTFGPRAGMFCLVLFTRGYDLENESIQDYIGKSTNAKLKKLIRDCGDRLHVFNNRVEDDRTQVTELLKKINEMVSTNKGSFYTNEMFQEAEAAIKQKQEAILKEREMEIKADMEKLKVSHETAMEKMKSKLEEERLKVQEERQRRENMLREREEAIRKEHEEKEKEEKEERELKDKKKKEDEKLKKEIWDTEKEKMEKEIKIQKKELEKQQREKEREYKMRMEQQRKEEKDREELRYEQQFEPKILRSKRDARAIEGSRLMPSRTLPGPNTASTGTSSTVPSISTSSPAVKG; this comes from the exons ATGGTCCTGTTTAGACAGGATTACATTCCagttgataaaactgcagttGACTTTGTGGAACAAAATGCAGACACAAAGCAATTGATCAAGATATGCGGAGGGCGGTATAAAATCTTTGATGCTTTGAAGATTGAGAACGCCAAGCAGACGACAGAGCTTGTAGCAGAAATAGTCAAAATGATGGATCAAAACAAGACATGCTACACTCTATACATGTATATGGAGGCACAGGACTTGAGGCTGGAGGCTAAGTATCAATCAGAACTGGACGAAAAGAACAGAACAATCAAGGATTTAGAGCAGAAAATCAGCAACATGTCAAAAG GTGCTGAAATGGAGTGCTCCAGCACAGAGTGCGTGAGGGTGGTGCTGATTGGGAAAACTGGGAATGGGAAGAGCGCCTCCGCAAACACTATCCTGGGCAGAAAGGAATTTGAGTCGAAATCCAGCCCTGATTCTGTGACAACAGTTTGCAAGAAGGCAGTCGGAAAAGTTGATGGAAGAACAGTTGCTGTGGTGGACACCCCTGGCCTTTTTGACACAAAATTGTCTAATAAAGATGTTCAGCAAGAGATAGTGAAATGTGTTTCCCTGTCAGCTCCTGGACCCCATGTGTTTATCATAGTGTTGAGTATCGGGAGAATCACGCAAGAGGAGCTGGACACTTTGGACCTCATAGAGAAAACATTTGGTCCACGGGCAGGAATGTTCTGCTTAGTTCTGTTTACTAGAGGATATGACTTGGAAAATGAATCAATTCAAGATTACATTGGGAAAAGCACGAATGCCAAACTGAAAAAACTGATCAGAGATTGTGGAGACAGACTCCATGTCTTCAACAACAGAGTTGAAGATGACCGCACACAGGTCACTGAGCTTCTTAAGAAGATTAATGAAATGGTGTCCACGAACAAGGGCAGTTTCTACACCAATGAGATGTTCCAGGAGGCAGAGGCAGCCATTAAACAGAAACAGGAAGCAatactgaaggagagagagatggagattaaGGCTGACATGGAGAAACTGAAGGTCAGCCATGAAACAGCCATGGAAAAGATGAAGTCAAAGTTGGAAGAAGAGAGATTGAAAGTTCAGGAGGAAAGACAGCGGAGAGAAAACAtgttgagagagcgagaggaagctATTAGAAAAGAGCATGAAGAAAAGgagaaagaagagaaggaagaaagAGAGTTGAAGGACAAGAAAAAGAAAGAAGATGAAAAGTTGAAAAAAGAAATCTGGGACACAGAAAAAGAGAAGATGGAAAAAGAGATAAAAATTCAGAAAAAAGAGTTGGAAAAACAacaaagagaaaaggagagagaatatAAAATGAGAATGGAACAACAGAGAAaagaagagaaagacagagaagaaTTG CGATATGAGCAGCAGTTTGAACCAAAGATATTGCGGAGTAAGCGTGATGCAAGAG ccattgaagggtcccgtttaatgccATCTCGGACCCTACCGGGTCCCAACACCGCCTCtactggaaccagcagcactgtgccatccatcagcacctcctccccagctGTCAAGGGCTGA